In Maridesulfovibrio sp., a single genomic region encodes these proteins:
- the deoC gene encoding deoxyribose-phosphate aldolase, producing the protein MEKIENLAGYIDHTLLDVSAGHADIERLCNEALEYGFASVCVHPCHIVQAAGILEGSSIKVCSVIGFPCGSNMPDVKMLEAMRAVAKGAQELDMVVNISALKAGDRKAFMQDIFMTVEGAGDAPVKAIIETGLLDGEEKKLACELAVTAGASFVKTCTGFGPGGATVDDIRLMRSIVGDSIGVKASGGIRTFEQACELLNAGASRLGTSSSVKIVGS; encoded by the coding sequence ATGGAGAAAATTGAAAATCTGGCTGGTTATATTGACCACACGCTGCTTGATGTGTCAGCAGGTCATGCGGACATTGAGCGGCTTTGCAATGAGGCTTTGGAGTATGGGTTTGCATCCGTATGCGTTCATCCCTGTCACATTGTTCAGGCTGCCGGAATCCTGGAGGGTTCCAGCATCAAGGTCTGTTCCGTCATCGGCTTTCCGTGCGGTTCCAATATGCCGGATGTAAAGATGCTTGAAGCCATGCGCGCTGTAGCCAAGGGGGCTCAGGAGCTGGATATGGTGGTGAACATATCCGCGCTCAAGGCCGGTGACCGCAAGGCTTTCATGCAGGATATTTTCATGACCGTGGAGGGTGCCGGGGATGCTCCGGTCAAGGCCATAATCGAAACAGGACTTCTGGACGGCGAGGAGAAAAAGCTGGCCTGTGAACTGGCCGTGACAGCGGGAGCGTCATTTGTGAAAACGTGTACCGGTTTCGGCCCCGGCGGGGCCACTGTGGATGATATACGCCTGATGCGCTCAATTGTGGGAGATTCCATCGGGGTCAAGGCCAGCGGGGGAATCAGAACTTTCGAGCAGGCCTGTGAACTGTTGAATGCAGGAGCGAGCCGCCTTGGAACTTCGTCTTCTGTAAAAATTGTCGGGAGTTGA
- a CDS encoding precorrin-8X methylmutase: MSAKVELIAVRKPGDIERKSFEIIDSEVPEPRKFDGLHWQIVRRMIHTTADFELIDLVRFHPSAVESGLNALRTGCTVVTDTEMARCGIPLRRMNPLGCEVRCLMNDPQVIAAAKAGNTTRAYAALEMASSSLKPAVHVIGNAPTALLRLVEMVNDGSMDVPALVVGMPVGFVNAAESKALLMEHAEIPYISIEGRKGGSALAACVVNALAEAVLAEKGLSSEL; encoded by the coding sequence TTGTCCGCTAAAGTTGAACTGATCGCTGTGCGCAAGCCCGGCGACATTGAAAGAAAGTCGTTTGAGATTATTGATTCGGAAGTTCCGGAGCCTCGAAAATTTGATGGACTGCACTGGCAGATTGTCCGGCGCATGATCCATACCACAGCGGATTTTGAACTGATTGATCTGGTGAGATTTCATCCCTCAGCAGTGGAAAGCGGTCTGAATGCACTCCGCACCGGCTGTACCGTTGTTACCGACACGGAAATGGCCCGGTGCGGAATACCTTTGCGCCGGATGAATCCGCTCGGCTGTGAGGTCCGCTGTCTGATGAACGATCCGCAGGTTATTGCTGCTGCAAAGGCCGGGAATACCACGCGGGCGTATGCAGCCCTTGAAATGGCATCCTCAAGCCTCAAGCCGGCAGTACATGTAATCGGGAATGCGCCCACGGCTTTGTTGCGGCTGGTCGAAATGGTAAATGACGGCAGTATGGATGTTCCGGCTCTGGTCGTTGGTATGCCGGTCGGCTTTGTCAATGCAGCCGAGTCCAAGGCCTTGCTTATGGAACACGCGGAAATTCCTTATATTTCAATAGAAGGTCGCAAGGGAGGATCGGCCCTTGCCGCTTGTGTTGTAAATGCGTTGGCCGAAGCTGTTCTTGCGGAAAAAGGACTTTCTTCGGAATTGTAG